In the Wyeomyia smithii strain HCP4-BCI-WySm-NY-G18 chromosome 2, ASM2978416v1, whole genome shotgun sequence genome, one interval contains:
- the LOC129725915 gene encoding uncharacterized protein LOC129725915 → MTSGHKHLYSCVTFIVFMVVINFYKNKINQAREREAFVRAKAKANVGGQVGRHAFHQTQARKQHLLHLDEFGGRDESDSWYDFSGESSTEAGVPEYESILDRMREYPEVCRDMEVFYFSREKTFETFNSRKLRERKPAGSQITTDHDSNSSMYVFLSVLIILLIAAAVDIAKHIRDIPRQDNIRRLSLQNYQTLIREKQKQFRLMKQHYSQPSMSFGGSFDDPAAIESDVKRIFGTPPKPNQTALLRRQSVPAFSCRPATGKQLFRRPSADSFASAGEVRELDSKGIAKNGSPTEIRRRVRMIHRH, encoded by the coding sequence ATGACGTCCGGCCATAAACACCTGTACTCATGTGTGACCTTCATCGTGTTTATGGTGGTAATTAATTTCTACAAGAACAAAATCAATCAAGCCCGCGAAAGGGAGGCTTTTGTGCGTGCCAAGGCCAAAGCTAATGTCGGCGGACAAGTCGGACGGCATGCGTTTCATCAGACTCAGGCGAGAAAACAACATCTGCTCCATTTGGACGAATTCGGTGGAAGAGACGAATCCGACAGTTGGTACGATTTTAGTGGGGAAAGTTCCACCGAAGCTGGTGTTCCCGAGTACGAATCGATCCTGGACCGCATGAGAGAGTACCCGGAGGTGTGCCGTGACATGGAGGTATTTTACTTTTCCAGGGAGAAAACGTTCGAGACGTTTAACAGTAGAAAGCTGCGGGAGAGGAAGCCCGCGGGCTCCCAAATTACCACCGACCACGACTCCAACTCTTCAATGTACGTTTTCTTATCGGTATTGATAATACTGTTGATTGCGGCCGCCGTTGATATTGCCAAACACATTCGTGACATTCCGAGACAAGATAACATCCGTCGTCTGTCGCTTCAGAACTATCAGACGCTGATTCGGGAAAAGCAGAAGCAGTTTCGCCTGATGAAGCAACACTACTCCCAACCGTCAATGAGCTTCGGCGGTTCGTTCGATGATCCAGCAGCAATCGAGTCAGATGTTAAGCGGATATTCGGAACGCCGCCCAAACCGAACCAAACGGCACTGCTGCGACGACAGTCCGTGCCGGCTTTTAGTTGTCGCCCTGCGACTGGCAAGCAGCTGTTCCGGAGACCTTCGGCGGACTCTTTCGCATCGGCTGGTGAAGTTCGTGAGCTGGATAGCAAGGGGATAGCTAAGAATGGTTCTCCGACGGAAATTCGACGGAGAGTGCGGATGATTCATCGACACTGA